The segment AAGAGAAATTAAATATTCTTAATGAAATTTTTCATCCAAAAATAAGAGAAGAATTTAAAAAAATTAAGTTAAATTCTCATAAACATGATATAATAATATTTGATATACCTTTACTGTTTGAAACTGGAATGTATAAATTATGTGATAAAAATATATTAGTCTATATAGACAAAGATATTCAAATTAAAAGATTAATTTTAAGAGACAATATTACAGAAGAGCTTGCTGAAAAAATAATAAATTCTCAAATGAGTTTAGAAGAAAAAAAAGAAAAATCAGATATTCTTATAAACAATAATAAAACCATTGAAGAATTAGAAATAAAAGTTATGGAAATTTATAATAATTTATTAAAAGAGATAGAAAAATAATTGGAGGAAAAATGAAAATAGTAGCCCCAGCAGGTAATTTAGAAAGATTTTATTCAGCAGTTAATGCTGGAGCAGATGAAATCTATATGGGAATAAAAGGATTTGGAGCTAGAAGAAATGCCCAAAATTTTACTTTAGATGAATATAAAGAAGCTATAGATTATGCCCATAAAAGAGGAAGTAGAATATTTCTTACTCTTAATACATTGATGAAAAATGTAGAGATAGATTTTTTATATACAAATTTAAAAGCCTTATATGAATATGGATTAGATGCTATTATTGTTCAAGATTTAGGATATTTTAGATTTATAAAAGAAAATTTTCCTGATATAGATATTCACGGAAGTACTCAGATGACAGTAGCTAATCATGTAGAAGCAGAATATTTAAAAAACTTAGGATTTAAAAGAGTAGTTTTACCAAGAGAGATGACTTTTGAAGAGATAAAAAGTATAAGAGAAAAAACAGATATAGAATTAGAAGTCTTTGTTTCAGGAGCTCTTTGTATATCTTATTCTGGAAATTGTTATATGAGTAGTTTCATAGGTGGAAGAAGTGGTAATAGAGGAATGTGTGCCCAACCTTGTAGAAAATTATATACCAAAGATAGTAAATGTAATTTTTTGCTAAGTCCTAAAGACCAACTTATGGGATTAGAGGAGATACAAAAATTAAAAGAGATAGGAATAAATAGTATAAAAATAGAAGGAAGAATGAAAGAAAAAACATATGTTAACGAAGCAGTAACATATTTTAGAGATATGATAGATAATATAAAGAGAGAGGAAAAACTTTCTAAGATTTTTAATAGAGGTTATTCAAAGGGATATTTTTATAAAGAAACTATTTCTAAAGATATTATGAATAAAGATTATTCAGCTACAATAGGAAATCCTATTGGAATAATTAGTGGAAAAGAGTTATTGTTAGAAGATAAAATAATATTAGGAGATGGAATAACATATCTTTCAAAAGATTATGAAGTATTAGGTGGAGAATACATTAATAGAATAGAGAAAAAAAATCAGAAAGAAAAATATAAAGAAGCAGTAGAGGGAGAAAAAATAATTTTAAAAAATGCTCCTAAAGGGTCTAAGTTTGTATTTAAAAATTTTGATAAAAAAATAATAGATGAAGTTAATATTAGATTAAAAGAAGAAAAGAAAAAAGAGAATGTTGAACTAATTTTTGAAGGAAAATTAGGAGAGAAACCTATCTTAAAAGGAAAAGTAATAAATAATATAGGAAAAGAAGTTTATAGCAAAATAATAGGAGAGAATATAATAGAAGTAGCAAGTAAAAAAAGTGCTGACTCTAAAAATATTGAAGAAAAACTTTGTGAAACAGGAGAAACAGGATTTAAAGTTTCAAAATGTAATGTGTATATAGATAATAATATTTTCCTACCTATATCAGTTTTAAAAGAACTTAGAAGAAATTTATTAAAAGAGTTAGAAGAAAAATTAGTATTAAGCTATAGAAGAGATTTAGGAGAAAGAGAAATATTTAAGATTCAAATTGAAAAAGACAAAATAAAAACTCCAGAAATTTCAGTTATGGTTACGACAAAAGAGCAAGAGGAAATTATAAAAGAATTAGGAATAGAAAAAATTTATCATAGAGGTTATGATGTAGCTAAAGAGGGGAATTTAAACTTTATCGATATAAATGAAAAACTTGCTACAAATCTTTATCAAGTGTTAAAAAATACGAATACAGACATAACTGTTGGGTGGAATTTAAATATTGGAAATATTTATTCTTTAAATGAATTTGCTAAAATTCCTAATGTAAAAACTGTTATAATTTCTCCAGAATTGAAATATGAAGAGATTGAAAATATTGGGAAAGTTCCTGTAAGAAAAGCAATGTTAGGTTACTCTAAATTAAAAGGGATGTATATTGAGTTAGATATATTAAAAGATAAAGAAACATTTAAAAACGAACAGGAAGATTTATTTATTTCAAGAATCAATCCTTTAGGAAATAATGAAATATATTTTAATAAACCATTAAATGTATTAAGTCAAGTAAAAAGATTAGGAAAACTTGGGATTGATGAAGTTGTTATAGAACTTTTAGACGAAACTAAAGAGGAAATAGAAGAATTAATTAGAAATATAGATAAAAAAGAAAATGTGTATAGTCCATATAATTATGAGAGAGGAGTATATTAAATGAAAACAATGACTATTAGAAACTTAGCCACTTGGTTTGGGCTAGGGGATATGCCTAAGGCTCCAGGAACTTTTGGAACTTTAGGAGCTATACCTTTATACATAGGTATAAATTTTTTAAGAAATATTTTTCCAAATGTAATTTTATATAATTCATTTTATTTTATGTTTTTGATGACTTTTTTTGCATTGTCAGTATATGTATCAGATATCAGTGAAAGAATTATATTTCAAAAAGAAGATCCACAACAAGTTGTAATAGATGAAGTTTTAGGGTACATGACAACTCTATTTTTGGTTAATCCTGTGGGAGTGAAAGAATTTTTAGTAGCTATTGGTTTGGCTTTTGTTAT is part of the Fusobacterium sp. FSA-380-WT-3A genome and harbors:
- a CDS encoding phosphatidylglycerophosphatase A: MKTMTIRNLATWFGLGDMPKAPGTFGTLGAIPLYIGINFLRNIFPNVILYNSFYFMFLMTFFALSVYVSDISERIIFQKEDPQQVVIDEVLGYMTTLFLVNPVGVKEFLVAIGLAFVIFRFLDITKIGPIDKVQDLKDGIGVTMDDFLAGVIGNFILLCIWTFIF
- the coaE gene encoding dephospho-CoA kinase (Dephospho-CoA kinase (CoaE) performs the final step in coenzyme A biosynthesis.) codes for the protein MIIGLTGGIASGKSTVSNILNKIGVKIVDADKISKKLSERKDIIKEIQEKISKDILDNENKLDRIKLKNIVFNNKEKLNILNEIFHPKIREEFKKIKLNSHKHDIIIFDIPLLFETGMYKLCDKNILVYIDKDIQIKRLILRDNITEELAEKIINSQMSLEEKKEKSDILINNNKTIEELEIKVMEIYNNLLKEIEK
- a CDS encoding U32 family peptidase, translating into MKIVAPAGNLERFYSAVNAGADEIYMGIKGFGARRNAQNFTLDEYKEAIDYAHKRGSRIFLTLNTLMKNVEIDFLYTNLKALYEYGLDAIIVQDLGYFRFIKENFPDIDIHGSTQMTVANHVEAEYLKNLGFKRVVLPREMTFEEIKSIREKTDIELEVFVSGALCISYSGNCYMSSFIGGRSGNRGMCAQPCRKLYTKDSKCNFLLSPKDQLMGLEEIQKLKEIGINSIKIEGRMKEKTYVNEAVTYFRDMIDNIKREEKLSKIFNRGYSKGYFYKETISKDIMNKDYSATIGNPIGIISGKELLLEDKIILGDGITYLSKDYEVLGGEYINRIEKKNQKEKYKEAVEGEKIILKNAPKGSKFVFKNFDKKIIDEVNIRLKEEKKKENVELIFEGKLGEKPILKGKVINNIGKEVYSKIIGENIIEVASKKSADSKNIEEKLCETGETGFKVSKCNVYIDNNIFLPISVLKELRRNLLKELEEKLVLSYRRDLGEREIFKIQIEKDKIKTPEISVMVTTKEQEEIIKELGIEKIYHRGYDVAKEGNLNFIDINEKLATNLYQVLKNTNTDITVGWNLNIGNIYSLNEFAKIPNVKTVIISPELKYEEIENIGKVPVRKAMLGYSKLKGMYIELDILKDKETFKNEQEDLFISRINPLGNNEIYFNKPLNVLSQVKRLGKLGIDEVVIELLDETKEEIEELIRNIDKKENVYSPYNYERGVY